The following proteins are co-located in the Pedobacter sp. FW305-3-2-15-E-R2A2 genome:
- a CDS encoding Pycsar system effector family protein — MNYREILDQLRSHVANVFHAKNDVRLIYHNLNHTEQVVENAVKIANHYQLSDEDFFIVIAASWFHDLGYFFDCQQHEASGAGLATEFLKEKGVSAEVIDKVINCILATKMPQSPEGLLEQIVCDADLYHLGSNSFKERNKLMRKEAEAFCDRTLDKDEWRLKTIALFKAHHYHTAYCQNLLNAKKAENLAELEHKAVAAQKETEVLAVANEPVELVETKKDKKKKSERPERGIETMFRITSTNHQRLSDMADNKAHIMISTNSIILSVILSILLRKLEDNPHLIIPTLILLVICVVTMVFSILATRPSIPEGVFTPEDINNKKVNLLFFGNFYRMSLPDYEGGMIKMMEDRDFLYGSLIKDLYSQGVVLGRKYRLLRIAYNVFMFGIVISVVAFILASFLVTL; from the coding sequence ATGAATTATAGGGAAATATTAGACCAGTTGAGATCGCACGTTGCCAATGTATTCCATGCAAAAAACGATGTCAGACTTATATATCATAACCTAAACCATACCGAACAGGTCGTAGAGAATGCGGTGAAAATTGCCAATCATTATCAGTTGTCAGATGAAGACTTTTTCATCGTTATCGCCGCCAGCTGGTTCCATGACCTTGGCTACTTTTTTGATTGTCAGCAACACGAGGCCAGTGGGGCAGGCCTGGCCACGGAATTCCTGAAAGAGAAAGGCGTCAGCGCAGAAGTGATCGATAAAGTGATCAACTGTATCCTGGCCACCAAAATGCCCCAGAGCCCTGAAGGACTTTTGGAACAGATCGTTTGCGATGCAGACCTCTATCATTTAGGCAGCAACAGCTTTAAAGAAAGAAACAAACTGATGCGCAAGGAAGCAGAGGCTTTCTGCGACAGGACACTCGATAAAGATGAATGGAGATTGAAAACCATCGCTCTTTTTAAGGCACACCATTACCATACCGCTTATTGTCAGAACCTGCTGAATGCGAAAAAAGCAGAGAACCTGGCCGAATTGGAGCATAAGGCAGTAGCCGCACAAAAAGAAACAGAGGTGCTTGCGGTGGCCAATGAACCTGTTGAACTTGTGGAAACGAAAAAAGATAAGAAGAAAAAGAGCGAGAGGCCGGAAAGGGGAATTGAAACCATGTTCAGGATCACTTCTACCAACCATCAGCGCCTGAGTGATATGGCCGATAATAAGGCGCACATCATGATTTCTACCAATTCCATTATCTTATCGGTTATCCTGAGTATTCTGTTAAGAAAACTGGAAGACAACCCGCACCTGATTATTCCTACCTTAATATTACTCGTGATTTGCGTCGTGACCATGGTGTTTTCCATCCTTGCAACGCGTCCTTCCATTCCTGAAGGAGTTTTTACACCTGAAGACATCAATAATAAAAAGGTAAACCTTTTGTTCTTCGGTAACTTTTACCGCATGAGCCTTCCTGATTATGAAGGAGGAATGATAAAAATGATGGAAGACAGGGATTTCCTTTACGGAAGTCTGATCAAAGATCTTTACTCCCAGGGGGTAGTCCTTGGCCGTAAATACCGTCTTTTAAGGATCGCCTACAACGTATTTATGTTTGGAATTGTCATCTCTGTTGTGGCCTTTATCCTGGCTTCGTTCCTGGTTACCTTATAA
- the ppk1 gene encoding polyphosphate kinase 1, whose protein sequence is MESAVFFNRDLSWLSFNERVLMEASKTTVPILERIKFLSIYSSNLDEFYRVRMPVLMWDFELAKQKINQQQQKFGEIMVKQILPELEAKNIHWLYNKPIPAEISAQVSDIFFNEVLAYIHSVCIDRDLTDFFAENNKLYQVIILRDQEGTERMELISIPSEVLQRLYAIPSGEEQYVVFLEDIIKHHLAYLFPHDVIHGAFNLKITRNAALKIGQEYAEDITIALEKQLETRDFGFATRFLYEPGIPLRNIYRVIHALNLHKAAVVEGGTYHNLKDLNNFPLDGKQFGYPKWPAAVAERIAEKDTLFNHILRKDILINVPYQNYDAVLRFFNEASNDVSVEEIYVTLYRVASNSRIVNALMTAAKNGKKVVVLVELKARFDEANNIKWAKQMKAAGVRIVYSNLDLKVHAKVGLVKRNIEGESQYLGLLATGNLNESTAKFYTDHILLTAHQPMLQELESLFGFLSKKKKTPADEDQISFEHLLVAQFNLQKTFLDLIQREINHAQQGLPASIIIKMNNLEEQVLITKLYEASQAGVKIQLIIRGICCLIPGQAGLSENITVRRIVDRYLEHGRIFIFHNKGENDIYMGSADWMNRNIYSRIEVCFPLYDAELKRLITEIITLQLQDNVQAVNISATMQNEELHGPNPLRSQEAIYQLLQKFNVN, encoded by the coding sequence ATGGAGTCTGCAGTATTTTTTAACCGGGATTTAAGCTGGCTAAGTTTTAATGAACGTGTGCTGATGGAAGCCTCTAAAACGACGGTACCCATTCTGGAACGCATTAAATTTCTCTCTATCTATTCTTCCAATCTGGATGAGTTTTACAGGGTGAGAATGCCGGTCCTGATGTGGGATTTTGAACTGGCGAAACAGAAGATCAACCAGCAGCAGCAAAAGTTCGGTGAGATCATGGTCAAACAGATTCTACCGGAACTGGAAGCGAAAAATATCCATTGGTTATATAATAAACCTATTCCTGCGGAGATTTCTGCCCAGGTTTCAGACATCTTTTTTAATGAAGTGCTCGCCTATATCCACTCCGTTTGTATTGACCGGGACCTGACGGATTTCTTTGCCGAAAACAATAAACTGTACCAGGTTATCATTTTAAGAGATCAGGAAGGTACGGAGCGCATGGAGCTGATCAGTATTCCTTCGGAAGTACTGCAACGCCTGTATGCCATTCCTTCCGGAGAAGAACAATATGTGGTGTTTCTGGAAGACATCATCAAACATCACCTGGCGTATTTATTCCCTCATGATGTGATTCATGGTGCTTTTAACCTGAAGATCACCCGGAATGCCGCTTTAAAGATAGGGCAGGAGTATGCCGAAGACATCACCATTGCGCTGGAAAAACAACTGGAGACTCGTGATTTTGGTTTTGCTACCCGTTTCCTTTATGAACCGGGAATTCCATTGAGAAACATATACCGTGTGATCCATGCCCTGAACCTGCATAAAGCAGCAGTGGTGGAAGGCGGAACTTACCATAATTTAAAAGACCTCAATAACTTCCCATTGGATGGCAAACAGTTCGGATATCCGAAATGGCCTGCAGCGGTGGCGGAGCGAATTGCAGAAAAAGACACACTTTTTAACCATATCCTCCGGAAAGACATTTTGATCAATGTGCCTTACCAGAATTACGATGCCGTACTTCGCTTTTTCAATGAAGCTTCAAATGATGTTTCCGTAGAAGAGATTTATGTGACCCTTTATCGGGTGGCCAGCAATTCCAGAATCGTCAATGCACTGATGACTGCCGCAAAAAACGGAAAGAAAGTCGTGGTCCTGGTAGAACTGAAAGCGCGTTTTGATGAAGCAAATAACATCAAGTGGGCCAAACAGATGAAAGCGGCGGGAGTAAGGATTGTCTATAGCAACCTGGACCTGAAAGTTCATGCCAAAGTAGGCCTGGTCAAACGCAATATTGAAGGGGAAAGCCAATACCTCGGTTTACTGGCGACGGGTAATTTGAACGAAAGCACGGCGAAATTCTATACCGATCATATTTTACTGACTGCACATCAGCCGATGCTGCAGGAACTGGAATCGTTATTTGGCTTTTTAAGCAAGAAAAAGAAAACACCAGCCGATGAAGATCAGATCTCATTTGAACACCTGCTGGTGGCACAGTTTAACCTGCAAAAGACCTTTCTTGACCTGATTCAAAGGGAAATTAACCATGCGCAGCAAGGATTACCTGCCAGCATTATAATCAAAATGAACAACCTGGAAGAGCAGGTCCTCATCACTAAACTATATGAAGCATCGCAGGCGGGGGTAAAGATCCAGCTCATCATCCGCGGCATCTGTTGCCTCATTCCCGGACAAGCTGGGTTGAGTGAAAACATTACTGTTAGGCGTATTGTAGACCGTTATCTGGAACATGGAAGGATCTTTATTTTCCACAATAAAGGAGAAAACGACATCTATATGGGCTCTGCGGATTGGATGAACAGAAATATTTATAGCCGGATTGAGGTGTGTTTTCCGTTATATGACGCTGAGTTGAAACGTCTGATTACGGAAATTATTACCTTGCAGCTTCAAGATAATGTGCAGGCGGTAAACATCAGTGCTACCATGCAAAATGAAGAACTCCATGGCCCAAACCCATTGCGCTCTCAGGAAGCCATTTATCAGTTGTTACAAAAGTTCAATGTTAATTAA
- a CDS encoding SdiA-regulated domain-containing protein, with product MKKVYTKLFYILPVLALLIFYACKPIASKFSSPAGYNLEKPDKFNMPESLLEISGITFYKGQPDTVYSIQDEDGKVFRQKWDIKDQKNVRFAAKGDYEDIAILKEKIFVLKSNGHLFSFPFAEAVKEEAENVKHSKGLVPKGEYESLYADEESSKVYILCKSCPVDKKKKTATGYVLNYNSEIDSLIPESTFSIDLEQIKAMNPKLKASLSPSALTRNPKTKEWYILASANKLLLIADENWKVKAVHRLSSALYNQPEGIAFDKDLNLYISNEGDELTNGNILKFKYTAAGK from the coding sequence ATGAAAAAAGTCTATACTAAACTATTCTATATTCTTCCGGTGCTGGCCTTACTGATTTTTTATGCCTGTAAACCCATAGCCTCTAAATTTAGCAGCCCTGCAGGCTATAACCTGGAGAAACCGGATAAGTTCAACATGCCCGAAAGCCTGTTGGAAATCTCCGGCATCACTTTTTATAAAGGACAACCAGATACGGTGTATTCCATTCAGGATGAAGATGGAAAGGTGTTCCGCCAGAAATGGGACATCAAAGACCAGAAGAATGTGCGTTTTGCAGCAAAAGGGGATTACGAAGACATCGCCATCTTAAAAGAAAAGATCTTTGTATTGAAAAGCAATGGACACCTTTTCTCTTTTCCCTTTGCGGAAGCGGTTAAAGAAGAAGCAGAAAATGTAAAACACAGTAAAGGACTGGTCCCAAAAGGAGAGTATGAAAGCTTGTATGCGGATGAAGAAAGCAGTAAGGTCTATATACTATGTAAATCTTGCCCGGTAGATAAGAAGAAGAAAACGGCAACAGGGTATGTGCTCAATTATAATTCTGAAATCGACAGCCTGATTCCGGAAAGCACTTTCAGCATTGACCTGGAGCAGATCAAAGCGATGAATCCTAAGCTTAAAGCAAGTTTAAGCCCTTCTGCATTAACCAGGAACCCGAAAACAAAAGAATGGTACATTCTCGCATCCGCCAATAAATTGCTATTGATTGCAGATGAAAACTGGAAAGTGAAAGCGGTACACCGCCTGAGCTCTGCGCTCTACAACCAGCCGGAGGGCATAGCCTTCGACAAAGACCTGAACCTGTATATTTCGAACGAGGGAGATGAGCTGACCAATGGCAATATCCTCAAGTTTAAGTATACCGCCGCAGGCAAATAA
- a CDS encoding GAF domain-containing protein, with product MQAITLDLNNSIVGTGERPVGTEIKLSLRPFIAYVENMANTEKTAKINFYKYILEQFKQFPELQEPIPKENVHRYNVLFELIYTALSPIINEEKEHLWAISTPLMPCFHYGTNAFYNILMEPSTCTLKADLSLPSKLEMEKSLLSAFYNLVLRRFYNFSLTANEFTVKSIIDPETKLPKYYRLIIDTRFLDITANVEMPVYDLNMVKDYIQDEKNTIDILTKLIPPEIFTIEGISIVTMVDVTGEYVLESIKNIIIEHHESKDVNHSKEIATALKTLVGTEKLEFGMLPYTKLNNKLLVNEKSGFYSTLIKLAEEDGWKYEDELNLIEEYLSNPRTMIFPEITQEDQEKYPMLRLLWAKGIKAYALFPLYYNAKLVGCLELYTEDPTQFNGSTLTKIDLAFPLLAQLYQDIITDFNQEISEIVTDKFTALQPSVEWRFHQAAYHYLQSGGKARNLPVEPVFFKDVHPFYGAVDIRNSSVLRNMAIRKDLYVHFEILEKTLDAVKEKVCQMPDEDIPPQYQIWNKEQFEDLSDREILKTEDYLQRQIPYALTHLMETYPELTETVDEYFKLTAIDGKSYEHRDRYEKSLQMINLAVTRHLDEFNREIQRIYPCYFEKFRTDGVEFDIYLGPSIAPDQEFSEEILHEFRLKQLKVLAEVAQTTFSLAPYFSLPLETTQLIFVYEKLIDISFRIDEQRFDVEGSYNIRYQMVKKRIDKAHIKDTMERITQPGKIAIVYFNSWEAHEYVGYIKTLQDIGLLNDDLEYLDIEELQGVEGLKALRIGVTLKH from the coding sequence ATGCAAGCGATCACGCTGGATTTAAATAATAGTATTGTTGGAACGGGGGAAAGACCGGTTGGCACAGAAATAAAGCTGTCGCTGAGGCCTTTTATTGCCTATGTGGAGAACATGGCAAACACGGAGAAAACCGCAAAAATCAACTTTTATAAATACATTCTCGAACAGTTTAAGCAATTTCCTGAATTGCAGGAGCCGATTCCAAAGGAAAATGTCCATCGGTATAACGTGCTTTTTGAATTGATCTATACGGCATTATCGCCGATTATAAATGAAGAGAAAGAACATTTATGGGCCATCAGTACCCCATTGATGCCCTGTTTTCATTACGGAACAAATGCCTTTTATAATATACTGATGGAGCCCTCCACCTGCACCTTGAAAGCGGATTTAAGTCTGCCTTCAAAGCTGGAAATGGAGAAGAGCCTCTTGTCGGCATTTTATAACCTGGTACTCCGCAGATTTTACAATTTCTCTCTGACAGCCAATGAGTTTACCGTTAAGTCGATCATCGATCCGGAAACAAAACTGCCTAAGTATTACCGTTTAATTATAGATACCAGATTTCTGGACATTACCGCAAATGTGGAAATGCCGGTATACGACCTCAATATGGTGAAAGACTATATTCAGGACGAAAAAAATACCATAGACATTTTAACGAAGTTAATTCCACCGGAAATCTTTACCATAGAAGGGATTTCTATCGTGACGATGGTAGATGTGACCGGTGAATATGTGCTGGAGTCGATCAAGAACATCATCATAGAACACCATGAATCTAAGGATGTAAACCATAGTAAAGAAATTGCTACCGCCTTAAAGACCCTCGTGGGGACTGAAAAGCTGGAGTTTGGAATGCTGCCTTATACAAAGCTGAACAATAAACTCCTGGTGAATGAAAAATCAGGTTTCTACAGCACGCTGATTAAACTGGCCGAAGAAGATGGCTGGAAATATGAGGATGAACTGAACCTGATTGAAGAGTACCTGAGCAATCCAAGGACGATGATCTTTCCGGAAATTACCCAGGAAGATCAGGAGAAATATCCGATGCTCCGCCTCCTTTGGGCGAAAGGAATCAAGGCATATGCCCTCTTTCCTTTATATTATAATGCGAAACTGGTGGGATGCCTGGAATTGTATACTGAAGATCCAACCCAGTTTAATGGAAGTACGCTGACGAAAATTGACCTGGCCTTCCCATTGCTGGCACAGCTATATCAGGATATCATTACCGATTTCAATCAGGAGATCTCCGAAATTGTAACCGATAAATTTACAGCCCTGCAGCCTTCTGTGGAATGGCGTTTCCATCAGGCAGCATACCATTACCTTCAATCGGGAGGCAAAGCGAGAAACCTGCCTGTAGAACCTGTTTTCTTTAAAGATGTACACCCTTTTTATGGAGCAGTAGACATCCGGAATTCCAGTGTGCTTCGCAATATGGCGATTAGAAAAGACTTATATGTCCATTTCGAAATCCTGGAAAAAACACTGGATGCAGTGAAGGAAAAGGTTTGTCAGATGCCGGATGAGGACATTCCACCACAATATCAGATCTGGAATAAAGAACAGTTTGAAGACCTTTCTGACCGCGAGATCCTGAAGACGGAAGACTACCTGCAGCGCCAGATTCCATATGCACTGACCCATTTAATGGAAACTTATCCGGAGCTGACCGAAACCGTAGACGAGTATTTCAAGCTCACCGCGATTGATGGAAAAAGCTACGAACACAGGGACCGGTATGAAAAAAGCCTTCAGATGATTAACCTGGCAGTAACCAGGCATTTGGATGAGTTTAACAGAGAAATTCAACGCATTTACCCTTGCTATTTTGAAAAATTCAGAACAGATGGGGTAGAGTTTGACATTTACCTGGGCCCTTCAATTGCACCGGATCAGGAGTTTTCGGAGGAGATCCTCCATGAATTCCGCCTGAAACAATTGAAAGTCCTGGCAGAAGTGGCACAGACGACCTTTAGTCTGGCGCCTTATTTCTCCCTGCCACTGGAAACGACACAGCTGATCTTTGTCTATGAAAAATTGATAGACATCAGTTTCAGGATCGATGAACAACGTTTCGATGTGGAAGGAAGTTATAATATCCGCTATCAGATGGTCAAAAAACGGATCGATAAAGCACATATTAAAGATACGATGGAGCGGATTACCCAGCCCGGAAAGATTGCAATTGTGTATTTTAATAGCTGGGAAGCACATGAATATGTAGGATATATTAAAACTCTTCAGGATATTGGTCTTTTAAATGACGATCTTGAGTATCTTGATATTGAAGAACTACAAGGAGTAGAAGGATTAAAGGCCCTTAGAATAGGGGTAACGCTTAAACATTAA
- a CDS encoding BamA/TamA family outer membrane protein, with translation MRFKKELQAALLVNLALVAIPSLGIAQNAGKADSITVAIAPEYDKVSSFHRFWLGESYRKIWATPVKLRIMDLQKEKGGLTITKLGGGMQTRSLRLKDASGKEWVLRTVQKYADRSLPENLRATIAKDITQDQVSTNHPFASLIVPTLAGALDLAHAKPEIVYVGDDPGLGEYRKDFANAAYVFEERSPFEEKTDNTEKAQKKILKDNDTHADQKMTLRARLLDFLLGDWDRHEDNWRWSVDKTVDGTTYSPVPRDRDKVFYKTSGVFPWVLTHQWLKSHLQPYSPTIRDVEHWNFNERYFDRFFLNELTEQDWKEQVKLVQSKMTDELIAKSFREMPEPIFKQCGAELIGNFTSRRDQLETLALKYYRFLSINVDVPGSDKTEYFEVKHLEDGMVRLHVYNIKKDGTKGRLFFDRTFDPQVTKEIRLFGLGGKDVFEVHGKANSPIKVRMIGGDEEDQFKVAENVSNKSGLFIYDRKDEINQLPEQGFAKLRLAKDTAVNQFNKTGFLYDRSGILFDLNYNIDQGVQIGLGYIIEKQGFRKAPYASKQEIWAHYSTGRKSFILDYAGDFKKAIGNNDLKVTVNMLGPNNLSNFFGLGNNTDYVKDQEDDHHEEENDKEDGISYYRNRYNYLNANIKLKRDLDKFWSVEGGLLLSYYASERSENDERFLFDYDLANPGQDVFSNRFYAGLTAGWSYDTRDNIAIPKKGVFWKTTLSAQQRVTGDDQRYGIVTSEFRFYLNPGKSGLVIANRIGGGTTVGNPAFFQNIQLGGVNSLRGFNSRRFTGRTGAYHNLDLRLKLFNFTSYLVPGTVGMIGFNDVGRVWQPGESSGRWHHGYGGGLYIMPGDQILIQGTVGFSKEATMPYFSVGFNF, from the coding sequence ATGCGTTTTAAAAAGGAGCTGCAAGCGGCATTATTAGTAAACCTGGCTCTTGTAGCCATTCCTTCGCTTGGCATCGCACAAAATGCGGGTAAAGCGGACTCAATTACAGTGGCTATTGCGCCTGAATATGATAAAGTAAGTAGCTTTCACCGCTTCTGGCTGGGAGAAAGCTACCGTAAAATATGGGCTACACCGGTAAAGCTCCGCATCATGGACCTTCAGAAAGAAAAAGGAGGGCTCACCATTACCAAGCTTGGTGGGGGAATGCAAACCCGATCGCTGCGTCTAAAAGATGCTTCGGGCAAAGAATGGGTCTTGAGAACCGTTCAGAAATATGCCGATAGAAGTCTGCCGGAAAACCTGAGGGCTACCATTGCAAAGGACATTACTCAGGATCAGGTTTCTACCAACCATCCTTTTGCTTCCCTGATCGTTCCAACACTGGCCGGAGCACTCGACCTGGCCCATGCAAAACCGGAAATCGTATACGTAGGTGATGATCCCGGACTGGGTGAATACCGGAAAGACTTCGCCAATGCAGCATACGTATTTGAAGAAAGATCTCCTTTTGAAGAGAAAACCGACAATACAGAAAAAGCACAAAAGAAGATTCTTAAAGATAATGATACCCATGCAGATCAGAAAATGACCCTTAGGGCCCGTTTACTGGATTTCTTATTGGGAGACTGGGACAGGCATGAAGACAATTGGCGCTGGTCTGTAGACAAAACCGTCGATGGTACAACCTATAGTCCCGTTCCCAGAGACCGTGACAAAGTATTTTATAAAACTTCAGGGGTATTCCCATGGGTATTGACCCATCAATGGCTGAAATCGCATTTACAACCTTACTCCCCAACGATCAGAGATGTGGAGCATTGGAACTTTAATGAACGGTATTTTGACCGCTTCTTTTTAAATGAACTGACGGAACAGGATTGGAAAGAACAGGTGAAACTGGTACAGTCTAAAATGACCGATGAACTGATCGCTAAATCTTTCAGGGAGATGCCGGAGCCGATATTTAAACAATGTGGCGCAGAGCTGATTGGTAATTTTACGTCAAGGAGAGACCAGTTGGAAACCCTGGCGCTGAAATATTACCGCTTCTTGTCCATTAATGTAGATGTTCCCGGATCAGATAAGACCGAATATTTTGAGGTGAAACATCTGGAAGATGGCATGGTCAGACTGCATGTTTACAACATTAAGAAGGATGGCACTAAAGGCCGCCTGTTCTTTGACCGGACTTTCGATCCGCAGGTGACTAAGGAAATCAGGTTGTTCGGATTGGGAGGAAAAGATGTTTTTGAGGTGCATGGCAAAGCCAATTCCCCGATAAAAGTAAGAATGATCGGTGGAGATGAGGAAGATCAGTTTAAAGTAGCAGAAAATGTAAGCAATAAATCAGGACTATTCATTTACGACCGTAAGGATGAAATAAACCAGCTCCCGGAGCAAGGATTTGCGAAACTCAGACTGGCAAAAGATACCGCCGTAAACCAGTTTAATAAAACCGGTTTTCTGTACGACAGATCCGGGATCTTGTTTGACCTGAACTATAATATTGATCAGGGGGTACAGATTGGATTGGGTTATATTATAGAGAAACAGGGGTTTAGAAAAGCACCTTATGCCTCTAAACAAGAGATTTGGGCCCATTACTCTACCGGAAGGAAGTCTTTTATCCTGGATTATGCAGGTGATTTTAAGAAAGCAATCGGTAACAATGACCTTAAGGTAACGGTCAACATGTTGGGGCCTAACAATCTAAGTAACTTCTTTGGTTTGGGGAACAATACCGACTATGTAAAGGATCAGGAAGATGATCATCATGAGGAGGAGAATGATAAAGAAGACGGGATTTCTTATTATCGGAACCGTTATAATTATCTAAATGCCAATATTAAACTCAAAAGAGATCTCGATAAATTCTGGAGCGTAGAAGGGGGATTACTGCTGTCTTATTATGCCAGTGAGCGTTCAGAGAATGACGAACGCTTTCTCTTTGATTATGACCTGGCCAATCCCGGACAAGATGTTTTTTCTAACCGCTTCTATGCCGGATTAACCGCCGGATGGTCTTACGATACAAGGGATAATATCGCCATTCCTAAAAAAGGCGTTTTTTGGAAAACCACACTTTCGGCTCAACAACGGGTAACCGGTGATGATCAGCGCTATGGGATCGTCACGTCGGAGTTTCGTTTTTATCTTAACCCGGGGAAATCTGGATTGGTGATCGCCAACAGGATTGGTGGAGGAACCACAGTAGGGAATCCTGCATTTTTTCAGAATATTCAACTGGGAGGGGTAAATAGCCTTCGCGGATTCAACAGCAGGAGGTTTACAGGCCGTACAGGGGCTTATCATAACCTGGACCTGCGACTAAAACTATTCAATTTTACCTCTTACCTGGTTCCAGGAACAGTAGGAATGATCGGTTTTAACGATGTAGGCCGGGTTTGGCAACCCGGAGAATCCAGCGGCAGATGGCACCATGGTTATGGTGGTGGTCTGTACATTATGCCGGGAGATCAGATCCTGATTCAGGGAACAGTAGGCTTCTCTAAGGAAGCAACAATGCCTTATTTCTCCGTAGGTTTTAACTTTTAA
- a CDS encoding superoxide dismutase, which produces MRLLKSFLPVTLLLLSTQVVSAQFKLPTLPYATNALEPAIDKQTMEIHHGKHHAAYVNNLNAALKGASAEGKSLADLLAQVSKYPAVIRNNAGGHFNHSLFWLVMAPKPKPVSPAFLKEINGAFGTMDKFKAAFADSAAKRFGSGWAWLIVQNGKLKITTTGNQDNPLMDVVAEKGKPILALDVWEHAYYLKYQNKRPDYINAWWTVVNWAEVERRFNEVKK; this is translated from the coding sequence ATGAGACTATTAAAAAGCTTTTTGCCCGTTACTTTATTGTTACTCAGCACACAAGTGGTGAGCGCGCAATTTAAATTGCCGACACTTCCTTATGCTACCAATGCATTGGAACCTGCTATCGATAAACAAACGATGGAAATTCATCATGGTAAACACCATGCTGCCTATGTAAATAACCTGAATGCTGCCTTAAAGGGTGCTTCCGCTGAAGGAAAGTCGCTTGCAGACCTGCTTGCTCAGGTATCTAAGTATCCTGCTGTAATTAGAAATAATGCAGGTGGACATTTTAACCACAGCCTGTTTTGGTTGGTCATGGCACCCAAGCCTAAACCTGTTTCTCCGGCGTTTTTGAAAGAAATTAATGGTGCCTTTGGTACTATGGATAAGTTTAAAGCCGCCTTTGCAGATTCTGCAGCGAAAAGATTTGGCTCAGGATGGGCATGGCTGATTGTTCAGAATGGAAAATTGAAAATTACCACTACTGGAAATCAGGACAATCCTTTGATGGATGTAGTGGCGGAGAAAGGGAAACCAATTCTCGCACTGGATGTTTGGGAACATGCTTATTATTTGAAATATCAGAATAAACGCCCGGATTATATTAATGCATGGTGGACTGTGGTCAACTGGGCAGAGGTGGAGAGAAGGTTTAATGAAGTGAAAAAGTAA